In one window of Burkholderia cenocepacia DNA:
- a CDS encoding efflux RND transporter permease subunit: protein MSVSHEEGRFNLSAWALRHQALVVYLIALATLAGILAYTRLAQSEDPPFTFRVMVIRTFWPGASARQVQEQVTDRIGRKLQETPAIDFLRSYSRPGESLIFFTMKDSAPVKDVPETWYQIRKKVGDIGYTLPPGVQGPFFNDEFGDVYTNIWTLEGDGFTPAQLHDYADQLRTVLLRVPGVGKVDYFGDPDQRIFIEVNNAQLTRLGISPQQLGQAINAQNDISSAGVLTTADDRVFVRPSGQFDNVDAIANTLIRINGRTFRLGDLATVKRGYDDPQVTQMRTNGHAVLGIGVTMQPGGDVIRLGKALDAESKDLQAQLPAGLKLTLVSSMPHAVSHSVDDFLEAVAEAVAIVLVVSLVSLGLRTGMVVVISIPVVLAVTALFMYLFDIGLHKVSLGTLVLALGLLVDDAIIAVEMMAVKLEQGYTRARAAAFAYTSTAFPMLTGTLVTVSGFLPIALAKSSTGEYTRSIFEVSAIALVASWFAAVVLIPLLGFHLLPERKRHAHEAHLPDDHEHDIYDTRFYRRLRGWIDWCIERRFVVLLITGALFVVAMMGFSLVPQQFFPSSDRPELLVDLRLPEGASFAATLRETERLEKVIAKRPEIDHAVNFVGSGAPRFYLPLDQQLQLPNFAQFVITAKSVEDREKLATWLETTLRDTFPAVRWRLSRLENGPPVGYPVQFRVSGDSIATVRSIAEKVAATMRGDARTVNVQFDWDEPAERSVRFELDQKKARELNVTSQDVSSFLAMTLSGTTVTQYRERDKLIAVDLRAPRADRVDPAKLAGLALPTPNGPVPLGSLGRFTPTLEYGVVWERDRQPTITVQSDVRAGAQGIDVTHAVDAKLNALRAQLPVGYQINIGGSVEESAKAQKSINAQMPLMAIAVFTLLMIQLQSFSRVLMVVLTAPLGLIGVVATLLLFGQPFGFVAMLGVIAMFGIIMRNSVILVDQIEQDIAAGHGRVDAIIGATVRRFRPITLTAAAAVLALIPLLRSNFFGPMATALMGGITSATVLTLFYLPALYATWFRVKRDERDPQDGPPPGGTPAAPSGA from the coding sequence GTGAGCGTCTCCCACGAAGAAGGCCGCTTCAACCTGTCCGCGTGGGCGCTGCGCCACCAGGCGCTGGTCGTCTACCTGATCGCGCTCGCGACGCTCGCGGGCATCCTCGCCTATACGCGGCTCGCGCAATCCGAAGACCCGCCGTTCACGTTCCGCGTGATGGTGATCCGCACCTTCTGGCCCGGCGCGAGCGCGCGACAGGTGCAGGAACAGGTGACCGACCGGATCGGCCGCAAGCTGCAGGAAACGCCGGCCATCGACTTCCTGCGCAGCTATTCGCGCCCCGGCGAATCGCTGATCTTCTTCACGATGAAGGATTCGGCGCCCGTGAAGGACGTGCCCGAAACCTGGTACCAGATCCGCAAGAAGGTGGGCGACATCGGCTATACGCTGCCGCCCGGCGTGCAGGGCCCGTTCTTCAACGACGAATTCGGCGACGTCTACACCAACATCTGGACGCTCGAGGGCGACGGCTTCACGCCCGCGCAACTGCACGACTACGCGGACCAGTTGCGCACCGTGCTGCTGCGCGTGCCGGGCGTCGGCAAGGTCGACTATTTCGGCGACCCCGACCAGCGGATCTTCATCGAGGTCAACAACGCGCAGCTCACGCGCCTCGGCATCTCGCCGCAGCAGCTCGGCCAGGCAATCAACGCGCAGAACGACATCTCGTCGGCCGGCGTGCTGACGACCGCCGACGATCGCGTGTTCGTGCGGCCGAGCGGCCAGTTCGACAACGTCGATGCGATCGCCAATACGCTGATCCGCATCAACGGCCGCACGTTCCGGCTCGGCGATCTCGCCACCGTGAAACGCGGCTACGACGATCCTCAAGTCACGCAGATGCGAACCAACGGCCATGCCGTGCTCGGCATCGGCGTGACGATGCAGCCGGGCGGCGACGTGATCCGGCTCGGCAAGGCGCTCGACGCCGAATCGAAGGACCTGCAGGCGCAACTGCCGGCCGGCCTCAAGCTGACGCTGGTGTCGAGCATGCCGCACGCGGTCTCGCATTCGGTCGACGACTTCCTCGAAGCCGTCGCCGAGGCGGTGGCGATCGTGCTGGTCGTGAGCCTCGTGTCGCTGGGGCTGCGCACCGGGATGGTCGTCGTGATCTCGATTCCGGTCGTGCTCGCGGTCACCGCGCTGTTCATGTACCTGTTCGACATCGGGCTGCACAAGGTGTCGCTCGGCACGCTCGTGCTCGCGCTCGGGCTGCTCGTCGACGACGCGATCATCGCGGTCGAGATGATGGCCGTGAAGCTCGAACAGGGCTACACCCGCGCGCGCGCCGCCGCGTTCGCGTACACCAGCACCGCGTTCCCGATGCTGACGGGCACGCTCGTCACGGTATCGGGCTTCCTGCCGATCGCGCTCGCGAAATCGAGCACCGGCGAATACACGCGCTCGATCTTCGAGGTGTCGGCGATCGCGCTGGTCGCGTCGTGGTTCGCGGCCGTCGTGCTGATCCCGCTGCTCGGCTTCCACCTGCTGCCCGAGCGCAAGCGGCACGCGCACGAGGCGCACCTGCCCGACGATCACGAGCACGACATCTACGACACGCGCTTCTACCGGCGGCTGCGCGGCTGGATCGACTGGTGCATCGAGCGGCGCTTCGTCGTGCTGCTGATCACGGGCGCCCTCTTCGTCGTCGCGATGATGGGCTTCTCGCTGGTGCCGCAGCAGTTCTTCCCGAGCTCCGACCGGCCCGAGCTGCTGGTCGACCTGCGGCTGCCCGAAGGCGCGTCGTTCGCGGCGACGCTGCGCGAGACCGAGCGTCTCGAGAAAGTGATCGCCAAGCGGCCCGAGATCGACCATGCGGTGAACTTCGTCGGCAGCGGCGCGCCGCGCTTCTACCTGCCGCTCGACCAGCAGCTGCAACTGCCGAACTTCGCGCAGTTCGTGATCACCGCGAAATCGGTCGAGGATCGCGAGAAACTCGCGACCTGGCTCGAAACCACGCTGCGCGACACGTTCCCGGCCGTGCGCTGGCGCCTGTCGCGGCTCGAGAACGGCCCGCCGGTCGGCTATCCGGTGCAGTTCCGCGTGAGCGGCGACAGCATCGCGACGGTCCGCTCGATCGCCGAGAAGGTCGCGGCGACGATGCGCGGCGATGCGCGCACGGTCAACGTGCAGTTCGACTGGGACGAGCCCGCCGAGCGCTCGGTGCGCTTCGAGCTCGACCAGAAGAAGGCGCGCGAGCTGAACGTCACGTCGCAGGACGTGTCGAGCTTCCTCGCGATGACGCTGTCCGGTACGACCGTCACGCAGTATCGCGAGCGCGACAAGCTGATCGCCGTCGACCTGCGCGCGCCGCGCGCCGACCGCGTCGATCCGGCCAAGCTCGCGGGCCTCGCGCTGCCGACGCCGAACGGCCCCGTGCCGCTCGGCTCGCTCGGCCGCTTCACGCCGACGCTCGAATACGGCGTCGTGTGGGAGCGCGACCGCCAGCCGACCATCACCGTGCAGTCGGACGTGCGCGCCGGCGCCCAGGGCATCGACGTCACGCATGCGGTCGACGCGAAGCTGAATGCGCTGCGCGCGCAGTTGCCGGTCGGCTATCAGATCAACATCGGCGGCTCGGTCGAGGAAAGCGCGAAGGCGCAGAAGTCGATCAACGCGCAGATGCCGCTGATGGCGATCGCCGTGTTCACGCTGCTGATGATCCAGCTCCAGAGCTTCTCGCGCGTGCTGATGGTCGTGCTGACCGCGCCGCTCGGGCTGATCGGCGTGGTCGCGACGCTGCTGCTGTTCGGCCAGCCGTTCGGTTTCGTCGCGATGCTCGGCGTGATCGCGATGTTCGGGATCATCATGCGCAACTCGGTGATCCTGGTCGACCAGATCGAGCAGGACATCGCGGCCGGCCACGGCCGTGTCGACGCGATCATCGGCGCGACCGTGCGGCGCTTCCGGCCGATCACGCTGACGGCCGCGGCCGCGGTGCTCGCGCTGATCCCGCTGCTGCGCTCGAACTTCTTCGGGCCGATGGCGACCGCGCTGATGGGCGGCATCACGAGCGCGACCGTGCTGACGCTGTTCTACCTGCCCGCGCTGTACGCGACGTGGTTCCGCGTGAAGCGCGACGAACGCGACCCGCAGGACGGCCCGCCGCCCGGCGGCACGCCTGCCGCGCCGTCGGGAGCCTGA
- a CDS encoding efflux transporter outer membrane subunit, with amino-acid sequence MDRSMTLKTKAVRALTVASLAGPLAGCAWFAPSGEPPAMPSPAHYGAAPQVEQTVSAHGVAQQFEVGAQPVPDWWKQYRSDALNALVDEGLRNSPTLSAASHSLDAAREQLRGQIGSSMLPSIDAGGQATRQRALGVPIPALGAPTLLYDTFVGQLQASYTVDLFGVSRFANRALAKRVDVSAFQLESARRALAANIVTASITVSVLNAQIDTTERLVALANDQAHDAERRHALGSASRSDALNARQSADTFAASLPALRQQRDSARHALAVLVGRTPDRPPADLALTDLHLPEQVPVVVPSDLLQSRPDIQAADAGLKAAAAEVGLATAQMFPQLSLSAAMGKGGFSWPAMLSGAGAIWNVGASLSQPIFHGGALLAQRRAAKATYEAAVDQYKQAVLGAFQNVADSLAALEHDAEALDASSRAALSARGAYDDAAARVRLGALPPSAARASELQYRNARLDEIRATGARFADTARLYQAMGTPPADTGDKSVKTGHAAGDGTAGTQARAATPDAAVPSAQ; translated from the coding sequence ATGGATCGATCGATGACCCTGAAAACGAAAGCCGTGCGGGCGCTCACGGTGGCGAGCCTGGCCGGCCCGCTCGCGGGCTGCGCGTGGTTCGCGCCGAGCGGCGAGCCGCCCGCGATGCCGTCGCCCGCGCACTACGGCGCCGCGCCGCAAGTCGAGCAGACCGTGTCCGCGCACGGCGTCGCGCAGCAGTTCGAGGTCGGCGCGCAGCCGGTGCCGGACTGGTGGAAACAGTACCGTTCCGATGCGCTGAACGCGCTCGTCGACGAAGGGCTGCGCAACAGCCCGACGCTGAGCGCGGCGTCGCATTCGCTGGATGCCGCGCGCGAACAGTTGCGCGGTCAGATCGGCAGCTCGATGCTGCCGTCGATCGACGCGGGCGGCCAGGCCACGCGCCAGCGCGCGCTCGGCGTGCCGATTCCCGCGCTCGGCGCGCCGACGCTGCTGTACGACACGTTCGTCGGGCAACTGCAGGCGAGCTACACGGTCGACCTGTTCGGCGTGTCGCGCTTCGCGAACCGCGCGCTCGCGAAACGCGTCGACGTCAGCGCGTTCCAGCTCGAATCCGCGCGGCGCGCGCTGGCCGCGAACATCGTCACCGCATCGATCACCGTGTCGGTGCTCAATGCGCAGATCGACACGACCGAGCGGCTCGTCGCGCTCGCGAACGACCAGGCGCATGACGCGGAGCGCCGCCATGCGCTCGGTTCGGCCTCGCGCAGCGACGCGTTGAACGCCCGGCAAAGCGCCGACACGTTCGCCGCGAGCCTGCCCGCGCTACGCCAGCAGCGCGACTCGGCGCGTCACGCGCTCGCGGTGCTGGTCGGCCGCACGCCCGACCGGCCGCCGGCCGATCTCGCGCTCACCGATCTGCACCTGCCCGAGCAGGTGCCCGTCGTCGTGCCGTCGGACCTGCTGCAAAGCCGCCCCGACATCCAGGCCGCCGACGCGGGGCTGAAGGCCGCCGCCGCCGAAGTCGGCCTCGCGACCGCGCAGATGTTTCCGCAACTGTCGCTGTCGGCGGCGATGGGCAAAGGCGGCTTCAGCTGGCCGGCGATGCTGTCGGGCGCCGGCGCGATCTGGAACGTCGGCGCGTCGCTGAGCCAGCCGATCTTCCATGGCGGCGCGCTGCTCGCCCAGCGCCGCGCGGCGAAAGCGACCTACGAGGCCGCGGTCGACCAGTACAAGCAGGCGGTGCTCGGCGCGTTCCAGAACGTCGCCGATTCGCTCGCGGCGCTCGAGCACGACGCGGAGGCGCTCGATGCATCGTCGCGCGCCGCGCTGTCCGCACGGGGCGCGTACGACGACGCGGCCGCCCGCGTGCGGCTCGGTGCGTTGCCGCCGTCGGCGGCGCGCGCGAGCGAGCTGCAGTACCGCAATGCGCGGCTCGACGAGATTCGCGCGACCGGCGCACGGTTCGCGGATACCGCGCGGCTTTACCAGGCGATGGGCACGCCGCCGGCCGACACCGGCGACAAGTCCGTTAAAACCGGCCACGCGGCCGGCGACGGCACGGCCGGCACGCAAGCACGCGCCGCCACGCCCGACGCCGCCGTCCCTTCGGCGCAATAA
- a CDS encoding MerR family transcriptional regulator: protein MRLKVGDLAKRSGLTVRTLHHYHAIGLLTPSARADNGYRLYDRDDIARLHQIQALRRFGLSLAEIGDYLNQPGTPLVDLVAKQIASLDRQLAQTAQLRERLASLHAQLAAGTEPELADWLTTLELMTVYDKYFSEEELARLPMYQKSQAGDAEWTALVAEVRALHEAGVPAEDERVRALASRWMAQLVRDTNNDPRLLAKLNLMHEHEPSMQSKIGISTALRDYVLRASSETKMRLFEKYLEPDEVRFMRAHYAERAMEWPQLMADVRDAIDAGAQPDSPQGRALAQRWLELFCSYAGHDPATHAKFRHALMNEPALTKDSWTDDTLLGFVREAMAQLAPAR, encoded by the coding sequence ATGCGGCTGAAAGTGGGAGACCTGGCGAAACGCAGCGGGCTGACCGTCCGCACGCTTCATCACTATCACGCAATCGGTCTGCTGACGCCTTCGGCGCGCGCCGACAACGGCTACCGGCTGTACGACCGCGACGACATCGCCCGGCTTCACCAGATCCAGGCCCTGCGTCGCTTCGGACTGTCGCTCGCCGAAATCGGCGATTACTTGAACCAGCCCGGTACCCCGCTCGTCGATCTCGTCGCGAAGCAGATCGCGTCGCTCGACCGCCAGCTCGCGCAAACCGCACAGCTGCGCGAGCGGCTCGCGAGCCTGCATGCGCAGCTCGCGGCGGGCACCGAGCCGGAACTGGCCGATTGGCTCACCACACTGGAGTTGATGACCGTGTACGACAAATATTTCTCCGAGGAAGAACTCGCGCGCCTGCCGATGTACCAGAAGAGCCAGGCGGGCGACGCGGAATGGACCGCGCTCGTTGCCGAAGTGCGCGCGCTGCACGAGGCGGGCGTGCCCGCCGAGGACGAGCGCGTCCGTGCGCTCGCCTCGCGCTGGATGGCGCAACTGGTGCGCGACACGAACAATGATCCGCGCCTGCTCGCGAAGCTGAACCTGATGCACGAGCACGAACCGTCGATGCAGTCGAAGATCGGCATTTCGACCGCGTTGCGCGACTATGTGCTGCGCGCTTCATCGGAAACGAAGATGCGGCTCTTCGAGAAGTATCTGGAGCCGGACGAGGTCCGCTTCATGCGGGCGCACTACGCCGAACGCGCGATGGAATGGCCGCAACTGATGGCCGACGTGCGCGACGCGATCGATGCGGGCGCGCAGCCCGATTCGCCGCAAGGCCGCGCGCTCGCGCAGCGCTGGCTCGAGCTGTTCTGCAGCTACGCGGGCCACGATCCGGCCACGCACGCGAAATTCCGCCACGCGCTGATGAACGAGCCGGCGCTGACGAAGGATTCGTGGACCGACGACACGCTGCTCGGTTTCGTGCGCGAAGCGATGGCGCAGTTGGCGCCGGCGCGTTGA
- a CDS encoding M949_RS01915 family surface polysaccharide biosynthesis protein produces MKRHALSRCLWLAVAALASPAHAADYTWTDAAGAHAVTLARTAAGDDVELKVSATLDGHPDWTVRDYVKDCPVDVILDVVPKSIEMRDLLGNGRKQFLFAYKIGCRGDVSADQVKYFLIDAGTKYVLRGEETVMVNGKFVDGGAAPVPNADLKAQPEFLRHMMKRWRAVSLRND; encoded by the coding sequence ATGAAAAGACATGCCCTTTCGCGTTGCCTGTGGCTCGCAGTCGCAGCGCTGGCCAGCCCGGCGCACGCCGCCGACTACACGTGGACCGATGCGGCCGGCGCACACGCGGTGACGCTCGCCAGAACCGCGGCCGGCGACGACGTCGAGCTCAAGGTGTCCGCGACGCTCGACGGCCACCCCGACTGGACGGTGCGCGACTACGTGAAGGATTGCCCGGTCGACGTGATTCTCGACGTCGTGCCGAAGTCGATCGAAATGCGCGACCTGCTCGGCAACGGCCGCAAGCAGTTCCTGTTCGCGTACAAGATCGGTTGCCGGGGAGACGTGAGCGCCGATCAGGTGAAGTACTTCCTGATCGACGCGGGCACCAAATACGTGCTGCGCGGCGAGGAAACCGTCATGGTCAACGGCAAGTTCGTCGACGGCGGCGCGGCGCCCGTGCCGAATGCAGATCTGAAGGCGCAGCCCGAGTTTCTGCGTCACATGATGAAGCGCTGGCGCGCGGTCAGCTTGCGCAACGACTAG
- a CDS encoding sigma-54 interaction domain-containing protein translates to MNPHDTIPIVPVPRRAAMPDVRALVAYLEQDPQPMIVVDPDYRILAANDAYRRQFGVAGVEHVGRHCFQVSHHYDVPCDQAGEHCPMKQALESRGLNRVLHIHHTPRGPEHVDVELRPIFDAHGNVIAYVERLTTVRSASAQPSAEGLVGGSDAFNAALGALQRVAPSTLPVLLLGESGTGKELFARALHEASDRAMGPFVVVDCSGIAETLFESELFGYEKGAFTGANQRKPGLVETAQGGTLFLDEIGDVPLPMQVKLLRLIESGTFRRVGGVEALRADFRLVAATHKPLREMIDDGRFRQDLYYRINAFPIPLPALRERQGDVALLAESILRRIANTRGNAGDANARPFTLTERARACLDAYAWPGNIRELRNVLERACLFADDGTIRVEHLPAELVAAAAAPHAQAADARGVSDAELVRIARTFDGTRKALAEQLGLSERTLYRRMKALGLGSRER, encoded by the coding sequence ATGAATCCGCACGACACCATTCCGATCGTCCCTGTTCCGCGCCGCGCCGCGATGCCGGACGTCCGCGCGCTCGTCGCGTATCTCGAGCAGGATCCGCAGCCGATGATCGTGGTCGATCCCGACTACCGGATCCTCGCGGCGAACGATGCGTACCGGCGCCAGTTCGGCGTGGCCGGCGTCGAGCATGTGGGCCGGCACTGTTTCCAGGTGTCGCACCACTACGACGTGCCGTGCGACCAGGCCGGCGAGCATTGCCCGATGAAGCAGGCGCTCGAGTCGCGCGGGCTGAACCGCGTGCTGCACATCCATCACACGCCGCGCGGCCCCGAGCATGTCGACGTCGAGCTGCGGCCGATCTTCGATGCACACGGCAACGTGATCGCGTACGTCGAGCGGCTGACGACGGTGCGTAGCGCGTCCGCGCAGCCGAGCGCGGAAGGGCTCGTCGGCGGCTCCGATGCATTCAACGCGGCGCTCGGCGCGCTGCAGCGCGTGGCACCCTCGACGCTGCCGGTGCTGCTGCTCGGCGAATCGGGCACCGGCAAGGAGTTGTTCGCCCGCGCGCTGCACGAGGCGAGCGACCGCGCGATGGGGCCGTTCGTCGTCGTCGATTGCTCGGGGATCGCCGAGACGCTGTTCGAGAGCGAACTGTTCGGCTACGAGAAGGGCGCGTTCACCGGCGCGAACCAGCGCAAGCCGGGCCTCGTCGAAACCGCGCAGGGCGGCACGCTGTTTCTCGACGAGATCGGCGACGTGCCGCTGCCGATGCAGGTGAAGCTGCTGCGGCTGATCGAATCGGGCACGTTCCGGCGCGTGGGCGGCGTCGAGGCGCTGCGTGCGGATTTCCGGCTGGTCGCGGCCACGCACAAGCCGCTGCGCGAGATGATCGACGACGGCCGGTTCCGGCAGGATCTTTACTACCGGATCAACGCGTTTCCGATTCCGCTGCCGGCGCTGCGCGAACGGCAGGGCGACGTCGCGCTGCTGGCCGAATCGATCCTGCGGCGGATCGCGAACACGCGCGGCAACGCGGGCGACGCGAATGCGCGGCCATTCACGCTGACCGAGCGCGCGCGGGCGTGCCTCGATGCATATGCGTGGCCCGGCAACATCCGCGAGCTGCGCAACGTGCTCGAACGCGCGTGCCTGTTCGCCGACGACGGGACGATCCGCGTCGAGCATCTGCCGGCCGAACTCGTCGCGGCAGCGGCGGCGCCGCACGCGCAGGCGGCGGACGCGCGCGGCGTGTCGGATGCCGAGCTGGTTCGTATCGCGCGCACGTTCGACGGCACGCGCAAGGCGCTGGCCGAGCAGCTCGGATTGAGCGAGCGGACGCTGTACCGGCGGATGAAGGCGCTCGGCCTCGGCTCGCGCGAGCGCTGA
- a CDS encoding MBL fold metallo-hydrolase → MSNAPALSVEGFFDPATHTVSYLLLDTASRACALIDSVLDYDPKSGRTRTASADRLIARVAELGATVHWLLETHVHADHLSAAPYLKARVGGQIAIGSHVRRVQHVFGTLFNAGPGFAEDGRQFDRLVDDGDTLALGALTIRALHTPGHTPACMTYCVDDATQRVAFVGDTLFMPDYGTARCDFPGGDARTLYRSIARVLALPTDTRLFLCHDYQPGGRDVQFVTTVAEQRRANVHVKDGVSEDDFVAMRTARDATLDMPVLMLPSVQVNMRAGHLPEPENNGVRYLKIPLDAI, encoded by the coding sequence GTGAGCAACGCCCCCGCCCTGTCGGTCGAAGGTTTTTTCGACCCGGCCACCCACACCGTCAGCTATCTCCTGCTCGATACGGCGAGCCGCGCGTGCGCGCTGATCGACAGCGTGCTCGACTACGACCCGAAATCCGGCCGCACGCGCACCGCCAGCGCCGACCGGCTGATCGCGCGCGTCGCCGAACTCGGCGCGACCGTGCACTGGCTGCTGGAGACGCACGTCCATGCCGACCACCTGTCGGCCGCGCCCTACCTGAAAGCACGGGTCGGCGGCCAGATCGCGATCGGTTCGCACGTGCGCCGCGTGCAGCACGTGTTCGGCACGCTGTTCAACGCGGGGCCGGGCTTCGCGGAAGACGGCCGCCAGTTCGACCGGCTCGTCGACGACGGCGACACGCTCGCGCTCGGCGCGCTGACGATCCGCGCGCTGCACACGCCGGGCCACACGCCCGCGTGCATGACCTACTGCGTGGACGACGCGACGCAGCGCGTGGCGTTCGTCGGCGACACGCTGTTCATGCCCGACTACGGCACGGCCCGCTGCGACTTCCCCGGCGGCGACGCGCGCACGCTGTACCGCTCGATCGCGCGCGTGCTCGCGCTGCCCACCGACACGCGCCTGTTCCTGTGCCACGACTACCAGCCGGGCGGCCGCGACGTGCAGTTCGTGACGACCGTCGCCGAGCAGCGCCGCGCGAACGTGCACGTGAAGGACGGCGTGAGCGAGGACGATTTCGTCGCGATGCGCACCGCGCGCGACGCGACGCTCGACATGCCGGTGCTGATGTTGCCGTCCGTGCAGGTCAACATGCGCGCCGGCCACCTGCCCGAACCCGAGAACAACGGCGTGCGCTACCTGAAGATTCCGCTCGACGCGATCTGA